The nucleotide sequence TATCATGAAGAGCCACCAGCGTTCCTCGGGTCGGAGCGCCGCCCATCTGCTTCCGATGATCGGGATCTCCTCGTCGGTGGCCTTCTCGGCCGCCCAGGCCAGAACGCAAAGCTCTCTCCCAAGCAACCGCTCCACGAGGTTGGTGCCCACGTGCCAGCGGCCAGTCTTGAGCCCGGCGGCCTTGAGGCGGGCGTTGAACTCGCGGCGGGCGATGTCGGCAATCTTCGACCAGACGCGTCGTTCGAGCACGACCCGCTCCTCTTCTTTCGGGATTCCAGCCTCACCGCCGCGGTAGCCATAGTCCTCAATGATCACCACCTCGCCGGTGCTTTTGGCGGGTATCTCGACGCGGAAGACGTGGGTGCCGAAAGCCTCGGGGGCGCCAAAGTCCACGGTGGCAGGTTTGTCGCTCATTGCTCGACACTCCCTTCGGTGAACTCCAGGCCCACCTTCTCGCAGAACTGCTTTAAATCGTAGCCCGACTTGAAATGAGCCTTTTTGAAGCTCATGGTGACCGTCGTATCGGGCGGAAACTTGTCCAGTACCTTCTCAAGGAGCGCGGTGAGGTAAGGCGCATCGACCTGGACCTCGCCCACCATGACCGAGGCCATCTTCGCACCCTGCCCGACGGTTATGGTGACATACTCGAACAGGACCCCCCTGTCTCCCGCCTGCTTGAGCCCCTCGAAGGTAGCGGCGCGCGAGTCGAGCTTGTGCCCTGTGCGGGAGATCAGGCGCGCGGGTCGGGTGTCCTCGATCTGGACGCCCTTCTTCCCCTTGGCCGGGAAGCGGAAATCCGTCTTGGTTTCAAGGCCGTCCGCGGTTGCGAAGGCCCGCAGCAGCACCTCGCCGTCGCCAATGGGGATGGGCTCCTCGTAGAGCGTGCCCTCGCGCGGCTCGCTGCCGTCGAGGGTATAGCGGATCTCCCCGCGCGGTGCGACGAAGAGCTCCACCAGGCGTTTGCCACCCTGCTCGGTCAGGCGGTTACGCAGCACCAGTTCGTTGGTCCAGACCACGGGGTCGCCGGTCTCGTACTGGCCGGAAGGGTCGCACACGAGGAAGCTGACGCGTAGCGCGTTGGTGGTAAAGGGATTCTCCTTGAGCACCGGGCTGGACTCGGACACGGGGGCATCTTCAGCGTAATGGATGCGTGGTGCCGGGCCGGCATTCACGGGGTTCACCTTGAGCCGAACGCAACCTTTGTCGTCCGGTCCGTGCTCGACCACAACCTGGGCTGAGGTGCGTTTTTTCGCGGGCCTTTTGGTGACGTAGCCGTTACCCAGGTCCTCCCACAGACCCCGGTTGCAGGCGATCTGCTTGAGCTGATCGAGCCCCCTGGGCGGCAGCCACGGCATACCCGCCTGCTCGGCGTAACGGTCCGCGGCGTCGGACCAGCGCGTTTCCACCTGGTTCTCCGGCCACAGCAGGTCCTCGGCCTTGTCGCGGATCGCATCGAAGTCCTTCTCGAAGTCCAGGTAGAGCTTGAGCGGATTTGAGGTGAGGGTCTTCTCGATCTGCGCCTCGCCATCGAAGGGCTTGGTGGCATCGCGGGTCATGTCGAGCGGCTTGGATACGAG is from Thermodesulforhabdaceae bacterium and encodes:
- a CDS encoding anti-phage-associated DUF3780 domain-containing protein; translated protein: MSDKPATVDFGAPEAFGTHVFRVEIPAKSTGEVVIIEDYGYRGGEAGIPKEEERVVLERRVWSKIADIARREFNARLKAAGLKTGRWHVGTNLVERLLGRELCVLAWAAEKATDEEIPIIGSRWAALRPEERWWLFMITVAEAGLPGDHDRGWRKALYVALSDGNAPPLARRRRRPKEEWRQLLLFKIDQDHHH